In Vanacampus margaritifer isolate UIUO_Vmar chromosome 9, RoL_Vmar_1.0, whole genome shotgun sequence, the following proteins share a genomic window:
- the LOC144057946 gene encoding uncharacterized protein LOC144057946: MFARTKVKYEEELCGAQENERQRQLLDAVCKEPRDVLNRAEVSEKHLCPERREPEFPGVKEEEEDLQPLQVKEEKQPQPLNIKKEERLPPYIKEEEHFTELPVTAVHLKTEDECQYEENKGAELPSSSSIQQITTEDDEAQADNRLPPMSDGEDASHSPHTSDYEQFDGDVTCHTDSKRWKCSQCGKTFGYKCHLRTHLIGHTGEKPFAYSVCGQNFAQSGSLKIHTRTHTGEKPFPCSVCGQNFATKGSLKIHTRTHTGEKPFACSVCGRNFAQKGTLKDHARTHTGEKPFTCSVCGQNFALREHLKRHTRTHTGEKPFTCSVCGQNFAQKGDLKRHTRTHTGEKPFTCSVCGQNFAQKGDLKIHTRTHTGEKPFACSVCGRNFAHKVSLKIHMRTHTGEKAFPCSVCGQNFAGKGSLKIHTRTHTGEKPFACSVCGQNFARTGHLKIHTRTHTGEKPFVCSVCGQNFTQKGSLKRHTRIHTGEKPFVCSVCGQNFTGKGSLKRHTRIHTGEKPFVCSVCGQNFTGKGSLTRHTRTHTGEKPFACSVCGQNFAWKGYLKKHTRTHTGEKPFACSVCGQNFAQKGDLKIHTRTHTGEKPFACSVCGQNFARMGTLKIHIRTHTGEKPFACSVCGQNFARKEHLKRHTRTHTG; encoded by the exons ATGTTCGCAAGAACGAAAGTCAAGTACGAAGAGgagctttgtggagcacaagagaacgagcgacaacgtCAACTACTGGACGCTGTTTGCAAGGAGCCTCGAGATGTGTTGAACAGAGCGG AAGTCAGTGAAAAACATCTTTGTCCTGAGCGGAGggagccagagttccctggtgtgaaagaggaggaggaggacttgcagcctcttcaagttaaagaagagaAGCAGCCACAGCctctcaacataaaaaaagaggagcggctgccgccatacattaaagaggaggagcatttcacagagttgcccgtgactgctgtccatttgaagactgaagatgaatgtcaatatgaagagaacaaaggggcggagcttccaagcagcagctcaatACAACAAATAACAACAGAAGATGATGAGGCCCAAGCAGACAATCGGTTACCTCCGATGTCAGATGGTGAAGACGCGTCACACTCTCCTCACACTAGTGACTATGAACAGTTTgacggtgatgtgacatgtcacactgacagcaaacgttggaaatgttctcagtgtgggaaAACGTTTGGCTACAAGTGTCATTTGAGAACCCATTTGATtggccacactggtgagaaaccttttgcctactcagtttgtggtcaaaattttgctcagagtggaagcttaaaaatacacacaagaacccacactggcgagaagccttttccctgttcagtttgtggtcaaaattttgctacgaagggaagcttaaaaatacacacaagaacccacactggcgagaagccttttgcttgctcagtttgtggtcgaaattttgctcagaagggaacCTTAAAAGACCACgcgagaacacacactggagagaagccttttacctgctcagtttgtggtcaaaattttgctctgAGGGaacacttaaaaagacacacaagaacccacactggcgagaagccttttacctgctcagtttgtggtcaaaattttgctcagaagggagacttaaaaagacacacaagaacccacactggcgagaagccttttacctgctctgtttgtggtcaaaattttgctcagaagggagacttaaaaatacacacaagaacccacactggcgagaagccttttgcctgttcagtttgtggtcgaaattttgctcacaaggtaagcttaaaaatacacatgagaacccacactggagagaaggcttttccctgctcagtttgtggtcaaaattttgctgggaAGGGAAGcttgaaaatacacacaagaacccacactggcgagaagccttttgcttgctccgtttgtggtcaaaattttgctcggacgggacacttaaaaatacacacaagaacccacactggagagaagccttttgtctgctcagtttgtggtcaaaattttactcagaagggaagcttaaaaagacacacaagaatccacactggagagaagccttttgtctgctcagtttgtggtcaaaattttactgggaagggaagcttaaaaagacacacaagaatccacactggagagaagccttttgtctgctcagtttgtggtcaaaattttactgggaagggaagcttaacaaggcacacaagaacccacactggcgagaagccttttgcctgctcagtttgtggtcaaaattttgcttggAAAGGATACttaaaaaagcacacaagaacccacactggagagaagccttttgcctgctcagtttgtggtcaaaattttgctcaaaagggagacttaaaaatacacacaagaacccacactggcgagaagccttttgcttgctccgtttgtggtcaaaattttgctcggaTGGGaaccttaaaaatacacataagaacccacactggagagaagccttttgcctgctcagtttgtggtcaaaattttgctcggaAGGaacacttaaaaagacacacaagaacccacactggctag
- the LOC144057945 gene encoding uncharacterized protein LOC144057945 isoform X2 — MFARTKVKYEEELCGAQENERQRQLLDAVCKQPRDVLNRAEVSEKHLCPERREPEFPGVKEEEEDLQPLQVKEEKQPQPLNIKKEERLPPYIKEEEHFTELPVTAVHLKTEDECQYEENKGAELPSSSSIQQITTEDDEDQADNRLPPMSDGEDASHSPHTSDYEQFDGDVTCHTDSKRWKCSQCGKTFGYKCHLRTHLIVHTGEKPFAYSVCGQNFAQSGSLKIHTRTHTGEKPFACSVCGRNFAQKGTLKDHARTHNGEKPFACSVCGQNFAQRGELKIHTRNHTGEKPFACSVCGQNFAQKGELKIHTRTHTGEKPFACSVCGQNFARMGTLKDHARTHTGEKPFPCSVCGQNFAHKGSLTRHMRTHTGEKPFACSVCGQNFAWKGYLKKHTRTHTGEKPFACSVCGQNFAQKGDLKIHTKTHTGEKPFACSVCGQNFARMGTLKIHIRTHTGEKPFACSVCGQTFARKGYLKIHTRTHTGEKPFACSVCGQNFAQKRDLKIHTRTHTGEKPFACSVCGQNFARMGTLKIHIRTHTGEKPFACSVCGQTFARKEHLKRHTRTHTGEKPFACSVCGWKFALNENLKRHITTHTGEKPFSCSLCCQRFPSEAEAKRHTCAGENSSDE, encoded by the exons ATGTTCGCAAGAACGAAAGTCAAGTACGAAGAGgagctttgtggagcacaagagaacgagcgacaacgtCAACTACTGGACGCTGTTTGCAAGCAGCCTCGAGATGTGTTGAACAGAGCGG AAGTCAGTGAAAAACATCTTTGTCCTGAGCGGAGggagccagagttccctggtgtgaaagaggaggaggaggacttgcagcctcttcaagttaaagaagagaAGCAGCCACAGCctctcaacataaaaaaagaggagcggctgccgccatacattaaagaggaggagcatttcacagagttgcccgtgactgctgtccatttgaagactgaagatgaatgtcaatatgaagagaacaaaggggcggagcttccaagcagcagctcaatacaacaaataacaacagaagatgatgaggaccaAGCAGACAATCGGTTACCTCCAATGTCAGATGGTGAAGACGCGTCACACTCTCCTCACACTAGTGACTATGAACAGTTTgacggtgatgtgacatgtcacactgacagcaaacgttggaaatgttctcagtgtgggaaAACGTTTGGCTACAAGTGTCATTTGAGAACCCATTTGATTgtccacactggtgagaaaccttttgcctactcagtttgtggtcaaaattttgctcagagtggaagcttaaaaatacacacaagaacccacactggcgagaagccttttgcttgctcagtttgtggtcgaaattttgctcagaagggaacCTTAAAAGACCACGCGAGAACACATaatggagagaagccttttgcctgctcagtttgtggtcaaaattttgctcaaagGGGAgagttaaaaatacacacaagaaaccacactggcgagaagccttttgcctgctcagtttgtggtcaaaattttgctcaaaagggagaattaaaaatacacacaagaacccacactggcgagaagccttttgcttgctccgtttgtggtcaaaattttgctcggaTGGGAACCTTAAAAGACCACGCGCGAACAcatactggagagaagccttttccctgctcagtttgtggtcaaaattttgctcacaagggaaGCTTAACAAGGcacatgagaacccacactggagagaagc cttttgcctgctcagtttgtggtcaaaattttgcttggAAAGGATACttaaaaaagcacacaagaacccacactggagagaagccttttgcctgctcagtttgtggtcaaaattttgctcaaaagggagacttaaaaatacacacaaaaacccacactggcgagaagccttttgcttgctccgtttgtggtcaaaattttgctcggaTGGGaaccttaaaaatacacataagaacccacactggagagaagccttttgcctgctcagtttgtggtcaaacttttgctcggAAAGgatacttaaaaatacacacaagaacccacactggagagaagccttttgcctgctcagtttgtggtcaaaattttgctcaaaaGAGAGACTTAAAAAtccacacaagaacccacactggcgagaagccttttgcttgctccgtttgtggtcaaaattttgctcggaTGGGAACCTTGAAAATACAcataagaacccacactggagagaagccttttgcctgctcagtttgtggtcaaacttttgctcggAAGGaacacttaaaaagacacacaagaacccacactggcgagaagccttttgcttgctccgtttgtggttGGAAATTTGCCctgaatgaaaacttaaaaagacacataacaacacacactggtgagaaaccctTTTCCTGCTCACTTtgttgtcaaagattcccaagtgAGGCTGAAGCTAAGAGGCACAcgtgtgctggtgagaatagcagCGATGAATGA
- the LOC144057943 gene encoding uncharacterized protein LOC144057943 isoform X2, with product MFARTKVKYEEELCGAQENERQRQLLDAVCKQPRDVLNRAEVSEKHLCPERREPEFPGVKEEEEDLQPLQVKEEKQPQPLNIKKEERLPPYIKEEEHFTELPVTAVHLKTEDECQYEENKGAELPSSSSTQQITTEDDEDQADNLLPPMSDGEDASHSPHTSDYEQFDGDVTCHTDSKRWKCSQCGKTFGYKCHLRTHLIVHTGEKPFAYSVCGQNFAQSGSLKIHTRTHTGEKPFACSVCGRNFAQKGTLKDHARTHTGEKPFACSVCGQNFAQRGELKIHTRNHTGEKPFACSVCGQTFARKGYLKKHTRTHTGEKPFACSVCGQNFAQKGELKIHTRTHTGEKPFACSVCGQNFARMGTLKDHARTHTGEKPFPCSVCGQNFAHKGSLTRHMRTHTGEKPFACSVCGQNFAWKGYLKKHTRTHTGEKPFACSVCGQNFAQKGELKIHTKTHTGEKPFACSVCGQNFARMGTLKIHIRTHTGEKPFACSVCGQTFARKGYLKIHTRTHTGEKPFACSVCGQNFAQKRDLKIHTRTHTGEKPFACSVCGQNFARMGTLKIHIRTHTGEKPFACSVCGQTFARKEHLKRHTRTHTGEKPFACSVCGWKFALNENLKRHITTHTGEKPFSCSLCCQRFPSEAEAKRHTCAGENSSDE from the exons ATGTTCGCAAGAACGAAAGTCAAGTACGAAGAGgagctttgtggagcacaagagaacgagcgacaacgtCAACTACTGGACGCTGTTTGCAAGCAGCCTCGAGATGTGTTGAACAGAGCGG AAGTCAGTGAAAAACATCTTTGTCCTGAGCGGAGggagccagagttccctggtgtgaaagaggaggaggaggacttgcagcctcttcaagttaaagaagagaAGCAGCCACAGCctctcaacataaaaaaagaggagcggctgccgccatacattaaagaggaggagcatttcacagagttgcccgtgactgctgtccatttgaagactgaagatgaatgtcaatatgaagagaacaaaggggcggagcttccaagcagcagctcaacacaacaaataacaacagaagatgatgaggaccaAGCAGACAATCTGTTACCTCCGATGTCAGATGGTGAAGACGCGTCACACTCTCCTCACACTAGTGACTATGAACAGTTTgacggtgatgtgacatgtcacactgacagcaaacgttggaaatgttctcagtgtgggaaAACGTTTGGCTACAAGTGTCATTTGAGAACCCATTTGATTgtccacactggtgagaaaccttttgcctactcagtttgtggtcaaaattttgctcagagtggaagcttaaaaatacacacaagaacccacactggcgagaagccttttgcttgctcagtttgtggtcgaaattttgctcagaagggaacCTTAAAAGACCACGCGAGAACAcatactggagagaagccttttgcctgctcagtttgtggtcaaaattttgctcaaagGGGAgagttaaaaatacacacaagaaaccacactggcgagaagccttttgcctgctcagtttgtggtcaaacttttgctcggAAAGGATACttaaaaaagcacacaagaacccacactggagagaagccttttgcctgctcagtttgtggtcaaaattttgctcaaaagggagaattaaaaatacacacaagaacccacactggcgagaagccttttgcttgctccgtttgtggtcaaaattttgctcggaTGGGAACCTTAAAAGACCACGCGCGAACAcatactggagagaagccttttccctgctcagtttgtggtcaaaattttgctcacaagggaaGCTTAACAAGGcacatgagaacccacactggagagaagc cttttgcctgctcagtttgtggtcaaaattttgcttggAAAGGATACttaaaaaagcacacaagaacccacactggagagaagccttttgcctgctcagtttgtggtcaaaattttgctcaaaagggagaattaaaaatacacacaaaaacccacactggcgagaagccttttgcttgctccgtttgtggtcaaaattttgctcggaTGGGaaccttaaaaatacacataagaacccacactggagagaagccttttgcctgctcagtttgtggtcaaacttttgctcggAAAGgatacttaaaaatacacacaagaacccacactggagagaagccttttgcctgctcagtttgtggtcaaaattttgctcaaaaGAGAGACTTAAAAAtccacacaagaacccacactggcgagaagccttttgcttgctccgtttgtggtcaaaattttgctcggaTGGGAACCTTGAAAATACAcataagaacccacactggagagaagccttttgcctgctcagtttgtggtcaaacttttgctcggAAGGaacacttaaaaagacacacaagaacccacactggcgagaagccttttgcttgctccgtttgtggttGGAAATTTGCCctgaatgaaaacttaaaaagacacataacaacacacactggtgagaaaccctTTTCCTGCTCACTTtgttgtcaaagattcccaagtgAGGCTGAAGCTAAGAGGCACAcgtgtgctggtgagaatagcagCGATGAATGA
- the LOC144057943 gene encoding uncharacterized protein LOC144057943 isoform X1, with product MFARTKVKYEEELCGAQENERQRQLLDAVCKQPRDVLNRAEVSEKHLCPERREPEFPGVKEEEEDLQPLQVKEEKQPQPLNIKKEERLPPYIKEEEHFTELPVTAVHLKTEDECQYEENKGAELPSSSSTQQITTEDDEDQADNLLPPMSDGEDASHSPHTSDYEQFDGDVTCHTDSKRWKCSQCGKTFGYKCHLRTHLIVHTGEKPFAYSVCGQNFAQSGSLKIHTRTHTGEKPFACSVCGRNFAQKGTLKDHARTHTGEKPFACSVCGQNFAQRGELKIHTRNHTGEKPFACSVCGQTFARKGYLKKHTRTHTGEKPFACSVCGQNFAQKGELKIHTRTHTGEKPFACSVCGQNFARMGTLKDHARTHTGEKPFPCSVCGQNFAHKGSLTRHMRTHTGEKPFACSVCGQNFAQRRELKIHTRNHTGEKPFACSVCGQNFAWKGYLKKHTRTHTGEKPFACSVCGQNFAQKGELKIHTKTHTGEKPFACSVCGQNFARMGTLKIHIRTHTGEKPFACSVCGQTFARKGYLKIHTRTHTGEKPFACSVCGQNFAQKRDLKIHTRTHTGEKPFACSVCGQNFARMGTLKIHIRTHTGEKPFACSVCGQTFARKEHLKRHTRTHTGEKPFACSVCGWKFALNENLKRHITTHTGEKPFSCSLCCQRFPSEAEAKRHTCAGENSSDE from the exons ATGTTCGCAAGAACGAAAGTCAAGTACGAAGAGgagctttgtggagcacaagagaacgagcgacaacgtCAACTACTGGACGCTGTTTGCAAGCAGCCTCGAGATGTGTTGAACAGAGCGG AAGTCAGTGAAAAACATCTTTGTCCTGAGCGGAGggagccagagttccctggtgtgaaagaggaggaggaggacttgcagcctcttcaagttaaagaagagaAGCAGCCACAGCctctcaacataaaaaaagaggagcggctgccgccatacattaaagaggaggagcatttcacagagttgcccgtgactgctgtccatttgaagactgaagatgaatgtcaatatgaagagaacaaaggggcggagcttccaagcagcagctcaacacaacaaataacaacagaagatgatgaggaccaAGCAGACAATCTGTTACCTCCGATGTCAGATGGTGAAGACGCGTCACACTCTCCTCACACTAGTGACTATGAACAGTTTgacggtgatgtgacatgtcacactgacagcaaacgttggaaatgttctcagtgtgggaaAACGTTTGGCTACAAGTGTCATTTGAGAACCCATTTGATTgtccacactggtgagaaaccttttgcctactcagtttgtggtcaaaattttgctcagagtggaagcttaaaaatacacacaagaacccacactggcgagaagccttttgcttgctcagtttgtggtcgaaattttgctcagaagggaacCTTAAAAGACCACGCGAGAACAcatactggagagaagccttttgcctgctcagtttgtggtcaaaattttgctcaaagGGGAgagttaaaaatacacacaagaaaccacactggcgagaagccttttgcctgctcagtttgtggtcaaacttttgctcggAAAGGATACttaaaaaagcacacaagaacccacactggagagaagccttttgcctgctcagtttgtggtcaaaattttgctcaaaagggagaattaaaaatacacacaagaacccacactggcgagaagccttttgcttgctccgtttgtggtcaaaattttgctcggaTGGGAACCTTAAAAGACCACGCGCGAACAcatactggagagaagccttttccctgctcagtttgtggtcaaaattttgctcacaagggaaGCTTAACAAGGcacatgagaacccacactggagagaagccttttgcctgctcagtttgtggtcaaaattttgctcaaagGAGAgagttaaaaatacacacaagaaaccacactggcgagaagccttttgcctgctcagtttgtggtcaaaattttgcttggAAAGGATACttaaaaaagcacacaagaacccacactggagagaagccttttgcctgctcagtttgtggtcaaaattttgctcaaaagggagaattaaaaatacacacaaaaacccacactggcgagaagccttttgcttgctccgtttgtggtcaaaattttgctcggaTGGGaaccttaaaaatacacataagaacccacactggagagaagccttttgcctgctcagtttgtggtcaaacttttgctcggAAAGgatacttaaaaatacacacaagaacccacactggagagaagccttttgcctgctcagtttgtggtcaaaattttgctcaaaaGAGAGACTTAAAAAtccacacaagaacccacactggcgagaagccttttgcttgctccgtttgtggtcaaaattttgctcggaTGGGAACCTTGAAAATACAcataagaacccacactggagagaagccttttgcctgctcagtttgtggtcaaacttttgctcggAAGGaacacttaaaaagacacacaagaacccacactggcgagaagccttttgcttgctccgtttgtggttGGAAATTTGCCctgaatgaaaacttaaaaagacacataacaacacacactggtgagaaaccctTTTCCTGCTCACTTtgttgtcaaagattcccaagtgAGGCTGAAGCTAAGAGGCACAcgtgtgctggtgagaatagcagCGATGAATGA
- the LOC144057945 gene encoding uncharacterized protein LOC144057945 isoform X1, protein MFARTKVKYEEELCGAQENERQRQLLDAVCKQPRDVLNRAEVSEKHLCPERREPEFPGVKEEEEDLQPLQVKEEKQPQPLNIKKEERLPPYIKEEEHFTELPVTAVHLKTEDECQYEENKGAELPSSSSIQQITTEDDEDQADNRLPPMSDGEDASHSPHTSDYEQFDGDVTCHTDSKRWKCSQCGKTFGYKCHLRTHLIVHTGEKPFAYSVCGQNFAQSGSLKIHTRTHTGEKPFACSVCGRNFAQKGTLKDHARTHNGEKPFACSVCGQNFAQRGELKIHTRNHTGEKPFACSVCGQNFAQKGELKIHTRTHTGEKPFACSVCGQNFARMGTLKDHARTHTGEKPFPCSVCGQNFAHKGSLTRHMRTHTGEKPFACSVCGQNFAQRRELKIHTRNHTGEKPFACSVCGQNFAWKGYLKKHTRTHTGEKPFACSVCGQNFAQKGDLKIHTKTHTGEKPFACSVCGQNFARMGTLKIHIRTHTGEKPFACSVCGQTFARKGYLKIHTRTHTGEKPFACSVCGQNFAQKRDLKIHTRTHTGEKPFACSVCGQNFARMGTLKIHIRTHTGEKPFACSVCGQTFARKEHLKRHTRTHTGEKPFACSVCGWKFALNENLKRHITTHTGEKPFSCSLCCQRFPSEAEAKRHTCAGENSSDE, encoded by the exons ATGTTCGCAAGAACGAAAGTCAAGTACGAAGAGgagctttgtggagcacaagagaacgagcgacaacgtCAACTACTGGACGCTGTTTGCAAGCAGCCTCGAGATGTGTTGAACAGAGCGG AAGTCAGTGAAAAACATCTTTGTCCTGAGCGGAGggagccagagttccctggtgtgaaagaggaggaggaggacttgcagcctcttcaagttaaagaagagaAGCAGCCACAGCctctcaacataaaaaaagaggagcggctgccgccatacattaaagaggaggagcatttcacagagttgcccgtgactgctgtccatttgaagactgaagatgaatgtcaatatgaagagaacaaaggggcggagcttccaagcagcagctcaatacaacaaataacaacagaagatgatgaggaccaAGCAGACAATCGGTTACCTCCAATGTCAGATGGTGAAGACGCGTCACACTCTCCTCACACTAGTGACTATGAACAGTTTgacggtgatgtgacatgtcacactgacagcaaacgttggaaatgttctcagtgtgggaaAACGTTTGGCTACAAGTGTCATTTGAGAACCCATTTGATTgtccacactggtgagaaaccttttgcctactcagtttgtggtcaaaattttgctcagagtggaagcttaaaaatacacacaagaacccacactggcgagaagccttttgcttgctcagtttgtggtcgaaattttgctcagaagggaacCTTAAAAGACCACGCGAGAACACATaatggagagaagccttttgcctgctcagtttgtggtcaaaattttgctcaaagGGGAgagttaaaaatacacacaagaaaccacactggcgagaagccttttgcctgctcagtttgtggtcaaaattttgctcaaaagggagaattaaaaatacacacaagaacccacactggcgagaagccttttgcttgctccgtttgtggtcaaaattttgctcggaTGGGAACCTTAAAAGACCACGCGCGAACAcatactggagagaagccttttccctgctcagtttgtggtcaaaattttgctcacaagggaaGCTTAACAAGGcacatgagaacccacactggagagaagccttttgcctgctcagtttgtggtcaaaattttgctcaaagGAGAgagttaaaaatacacacaagaaaccacactggcgagaagccttttgcctgctcagtttgtggtcaaaattttgcttggAAAGGATACttaaaaaagcacacaagaacccacactggagagaagccttttgcctgctcagtttgtggtcaaaattttgctcaaaagggagacttaaaaatacacacaaaaacccacactggcgagaagccttttgcttgctccgtttgtggtcaaaattttgctcggaTGGGaaccttaaaaatacacataagaacccacactggagagaagccttttgcctgctcagtttgtggtcaaacttttgctcggAAAGgatacttaaaaatacacacaagaacccacactggagagaagccttttgcctgctcagtttgtggtcaaaattttgctcaaaaGAGAGACTTAAAAAtccacacaagaacccacactggcgagaagccttttgcttgctccgtttgtggtcaaaattttgctcggaTGGGAACCTTGAAAATACAcataagaacccacactggagagaagccttttgcctgctcagtttgtggtcaaacttttgctcggAAGGaacacttaaaaagacacacaagaacccacactggcgagaagccttttgcttgctccgtttgtggttGGAAATTTGCCctgaatgaaaacttaaaaagacacataacaacacacactggtgagaaaccctTTTCCTGCTCACTTtgttgtcaaagattcccaagtgAGGCTGAAGCTAAGAGGCACAcgtgtgctggtgagaatagcagCGATGAATGA